A portion of the Ricinus communis isolate WT05 ecotype wild-type chromosome 10, ASM1957865v1, whole genome shotgun sequence genome contains these proteins:
- the LOC107262674 gene encoding uncharacterized protein LOC107262674, protein MGLFLSLSLALILCLCHGSTNAAVPLQPKPLDGLVPNGNFEEGPAKANLKKTVIIGKYSLPKWEINGLVEYVSGGPQPGGFYLAIPRGVHAVRLGNEATISQNLSLKPGSFYTLTFGATRTCAQDEVLRVSVPGQSSDLPLQTLYSSNGGDTYALAFKAASKVVKLTFHNPGIQEDPTCGPLLDAVAIKEMLPLKYSKGNLVKNGGFETGPHLFKNFSTGVLLPSKQQDLISPLPGWIIESLKPVKYIDRKHFCVPSGFAAIELVAGRESAIAQVIRTVPGKSYNLTFTIGDAKNGCHGSMMVEAFAGKETLKLPFESLGKGGFKTSSFKFQAIAARTRITFYSAYYHTKLHDFGHMCGPVLDDVRVFPLPY, encoded by the exons atgggtttgtttctctctctttctttagCACTCATTCTCTGTTTGTGCCATGGTTCAACTAATGCTGCTGTTCCTCTTCAGCCTAAGCCTCTTGATG gGCTTGTGCCGAATGGAAACTTTGAGGAGGGACCAGCAAAAGCAAACCTAAAGAAAACAGTAATCATAGGAAAATACTCACTTCCAAAGTGGGAAATCAATGGCTTAGTGGAGTATGTCTCAGGCGGGCCACAACCAGGTGGGTTCTACTTGGCCATTCCTCGTGGGGTCCATGCAGTGAGGTTAGGCAATGAGGCAACCATCTCTCAGAATTTGAGTCTGAAGCCAGGCTCTTTCTATACCTTAACATTTGGGGCAACTAGAACTTGTGCCCAAGATGAGGTGCTAAGGGTATCAGTCCCTGGCCAATCCAGTGACCTTCCTCTTCAAACCCTTTACAGCAGTAATGGTGGTGACACTTATGCCTTGGCCTTTAAAGCAGCTTCCAAAGTTGTTAAGCTCACATTTCATAATCCAGGTATCCAAGAGGACCCTACATGTGGCCCTCTTTTGGATGCTGTTGCAATCAAAGAAATGCTGCCTCTCAAGTATTCCAAAG GTAACCTAGTGAAGAACGGTGGATTTGAAACTGGACCACATCTGTTCAAGAACTTCTCAACCGGAGTACTCCTCCCATCAAAGCAGCAGGACCTAATTTCACCACTCCCTGGCTGGATAATTGAGTCCTTGAAACCTGTAAAGTACATTGACAGGAAGCACTTCTGTGTCCCGTCAGGATTTGCCGCAATCGAATTGGTAGCAGGAAGAGAGAGTGCAATAGCACAAGTAATCAGGACAGTTCCTGGGAAATCATACAACCTTACATTTACCATTGGAGATGCAAAGAATGGATGCCATGGATCAATGATGGTTGAAGCATTTGCTGGTAAAGAAACATTGAAACTTCCTTTTGAATCACTCGGGAAAGGTGGATTCAAAACTTCAAGTTTCAAGTTCCAAGCCATTGCTGCTAGGACAAGGATTACATTTTACAGTGCTTATTATCATACAAAATTACATGATTTTGGTCACATGTGTGGTCCTGTTCTGGATGATGTTAGAGTTTTTCCTCTTCCTTATTAG